From the genome of Pseudomonas sihuiensis:
CTACTCTGCTTTTTGTTCTAACGCTGTTTTCGGGATATCATCCTACATCGGCCGCAGGATTAGACATGGGACCTTTCACGGCCACTTGTATTCAAGCGTAATAAATTCCTTAGAAAAATCAGAGAAATTCAAGAGTTTATTCTCCAACAACCAATTTATGGTGAAATGGAGCTTATGGAAAGACAACTACAATAGAATAGTTGAGGAAATAATTTCGGAGCGTTTGCATGTCCAGTCTCGGTCGAAGCCGTTAGGGCTTTTAACTCCAGAGGTGTATGGTGCAGGCAAACAAGAGGTATTGGCAGCTGCAGTAACTAATATTAGCAAGAACTATGCTGAGATGACTTCAACAGCGGACATTTGCCAAACCATCATAGACTATTGCTGGCGTCTTGCAGAAATAGATCTTGTATCTGTTGTTAGATACCTTAAAGCGCAGCAAGTGCCTCTAAAAAATGAGTTTTTCCTAGACGAAGAGTTAGTTCCCGCGGCTGCGCACGTCAGCCCTGTGCTTGCGGACACTTTTCGACGAGACTTATGCTTATCAATTGATAGAAAACTTTCAACCATGTTTGGGTGGTTCAAGCGACCTTCCATCATCGCTCCCACAGCATCAGTATCACTTCTATTTTCTGCAACAGTCGAGGAAGTAAAGGATACAATTCATGACTTTGACCCTCAGTCTGCCGATGAAAGCAAAGAAGAAATTGATCTAGTAGGTGGGTTTTATCACTTAATCTATGACTCCCTTGCTATTGTAGTAAGTAATGCAGCCAGACACTCAGACCGTAGCCGCCCCCTAAAAAGAAAATTTGAAATAGTACCTGGAAAACCTAAATACTTAACCGTAGAAATGAGTTCTTTTATAAAGCCATCAGACAGCATCATCGAAGTCTCCAACAACATAGAAGCAAGGAAGAGAGCCAGCTTTCAAGATGCAAATCTATACGATAAAAAAAGCGGAATATCAAAATTATTACTTCTAGAAAGCAGCCGACAAGATTTTAAGCTTGAACAATATGAAGTGATAGGGAACGAGGTTAAAGTGAGGCTCGTATATGCTCTTGAGCACTGAAGTAATAAAATGCTTAATTGTAGAGGACGACCCCTTCAAGATGGAGGGAGTTCACTCTCACCTATCAGATCTTTTTGGAAATAAGATTAATATATTCCAATGCCAGGCCCTTGCCTCTGCCACTACGCTACTTACAGAGCAAACGTTCGATTTGGCAATTATTGACATGTCTATTCATAGCCACGAGCCCAAGGCTGGAGCCGGATCTCCATTCCCATTATCGTCAGGCGGGCTAGATGTGTTATTTGAAGTGGCGCATCTAGACAACAACACGCCCTGTATTATTTTAACGCAGTACCCTGACATCGAAATAGAAGGGCTTCCAATTCCAGTCGAACTTGCAAAAGAAGAAATATTCAACAAGTTCGGAATAGACATGGCTGGTTGCGTCCGATATTTAGAGAACGACAACCAATGGAAGAAAGAATTAAATAAGATTTTGGAGAGCCTATGAAAATTTTAATACTAGAAGACGAAGACGGAAAATTCGCACAGATTAGTGATCACGTGACTAGTGTAGTACCCGACGCATTGATTCAAAGAGAAAAAAACTGGCTTGACTACTCTCGAGCAGTGGCCAACATCAAGTTTGACTTAATTCTGCTCGACCTCATAGTGCCGCGTTCCTCTAAAGATGATACGTTAGAAGATCATCACTCCTCACTAGTAGAAACTACCCGAGATTATCAGAGCAAGTCATTTAAAACACCTGCAATTGTCTTGACGCGACACAACCTGAATGATGGTGACTTTGTTCACAACCTGAATCTGGTTGATATAAATGTTATTCCATTCAATGATCATGGCGAATGGCAAGAGGCGCTTAGAATTAAATTACTTGCATCTCAGCCGACAAAGAAATTCGACATTGTCATTGTGTGCGCCCTGGAAAAAGAGGCCGATGCCTACAAGCATTTAGTCGATAGCTGGGGAGAGTGGAAGTCTTTATCAGGATTGGTTTGTTGCGAAGTTAGCATTGACAAATACAATGCCGTCATCGTTAAGGCAAGCCGAATGGGACTCGTGTCTGCGGCGGTATGCTCTGCGTTCGCATTAGATAGATTCGAACCTCGACTAATATGCATGAGCGGCATCTGCGGAGGCGTTAAAGGTGAGTCTAGTTTGTATGATATATTGGTGAGCCAGACTTGCCACCAGCATGATGCTGGAAAGTGGGGTGCCAAGGGGTTTAAATCTGAACACTATGATGTACAACTAGACGTTGACGTACATAACAAGCTAATAGAAGTTTCTTCAGATGCCGGTGTGAAGAAAATGCTGCTGACAGATCTTGATCCGGCAAAGTCTGAGATCCCGAGTGGTATAGAGCGGATCAATTGCAACATTAAGACTGATGCAGCAACTAGTAGTGGAAGTGCTGTTCTTGCTCAGGCAGGTAAAACTGCCACATTGGCGGTCGGGCAGCGGAAGTTAGCAGGCTTTGATATGGAAGTTTATTCAGTTTATGAGGCGGCGAGACATGCACGCAAGCGCACTGCATTTTTTGCTGCTAAGACTGTTGTAGATGATGGTGATGAAAATAAAGGAGACTCATTCCATAGGATTGGTTGTTTGCTGTCCGCTAAATTTGTCGTAGCAACGATAAAGGCAGGAATTGCCGACTTGAGTGGAGATTAGTATCAAATCCATCAAGTTTTATTATTGGATAGATGAATGTCAAATCTCTGATTCGGTCATCAGCGGCTTTGCCGCGGTGCCCGCTACTAGGTTCGCTTAATGTTCACTGGACTGATAAGTTAAATCCACTCGTGTAGGGGGGGGGGGGGGGGGGGCGGATAGCTGTGAGCTAACAGTACAGTGCTCAGTTTTCGCCCACTCCGCGAATTAAGCCCCCAAGCAACGACATTATGGGCAGCCAACTGTAGCTACGCACGGTTTTACTAGGCTTGTAGCGTTTATAATACCTTGAGACATAGTCGCAATGCGAACCCCAGAACTGAGCGGTAGCTTCAACAAAGCTTGGGACGGAAGCATTTCCTACACCAGACTACGCCACAGCAAGTTGGCTCATCTGGTATTGAAACTCACCATCTCCCCATGGAGCGTAATCATGGAGATAGAGATGGATACTTCTGCGCGTACAACCGATGCCCTCGACACTGCGTCTGAGCAGTCCCTCCCCTTACCGGGCACGGAAGCCTACGAGTCGCTTCCGCAGTTCCCAAAGGGTAGCCCCCTGCCCTTCAGGCGGACAATTCGCAAGCATGAGCTGAGACAGATCGTCCCGCTAGCCGAATCAACAATCTACGAGATGGAGCGCCGTGGAGAGTTCCCACGGCGCTTCAACCTGACACCGCGTTGCGTGGTCTGGGATCTGGCCGAAGTGGAGGCCTGGATTGAGGAGCGCAAGCGGGCACCTCGGCTCAATATCAGCAAGCCGGATGTTTACCTCAGGAAAACCCGCCCTGTCCGGGTGGGGTCACACCAAGAATGAAGCTGGCGCCGTCCTCACCCAACAAGGGCCTGCAGCTCATTGAAGGCTGGACGTGTTAGCCGCCGTTCTGCACCTGGGCCACCTGAGCGACGTCCAAGTCACCGCCAGGTAGCAGATAGCTGCCCCTGGCCTACAAGCCAGGGCAGTAGGTCCGCCCGGTGCCAGATCGACGCACTGCCCTCATGTACTGGTATAGGGAAGCTGCTCGGATACGCCAACATCAGCTTGCGCATGTTCTGGCGCAACACGCCGACGATCTCTGCAACGTCGGTGGGACCTATCAGATCCGGCGTCACTCGATCAGCCTTGGAGTCTATAGGCAGTTCGTAATGCTGTGCCGGAAGCTCGGTCTGGTCGATAAAGTGCTCTTAGGTAGATCCAAGAGGGGCTATCAGGGAGGCTCTGACGCTCCCGGCAAGTTATGCAAAGCCATGCGCTGGACACTTATAAGCGCTATGCTCGTATTCTCGAAAAGGAGCGGAGGTAGATGGTGAGCAAACAACAATCTGACAATGCACTATCCACATTATTGGACGAGAAAATACGTAGCTTTGTAGCGTCATTCATCGAAAGTTCTCGGCGACTATTCGTAGATGAGCAAGGCACATTAGTACACTCGCTAGAATTTGGCGTGTACCGCGAGCGGATTGTCGGTGACTTCCTCAAATTATTCACACCAGAACGCATGGGCTTAGATACTGGATTCGTTGTTAACTCGAATGGCCGCATCAGTACACAATGCGATATCATCATATATGACAAAACAGTCACTCCATTGATTCGAGACGACCAATTCCAACGTTTCTTTCCTATCGAGTCAGTCTGCGCAGTTGGTGAAATCAAATCACATATGTCGCTGACGGAATTGAAGAAGGCGCTCCGCAAGCTAGCAAAGCTGAAATCGCTTAGAGACTCGCTCTACGAGCCGTCCTACTCTTATACACTTAAGTCAGGTGGGATACACGGCAGTACGTTCGAACCTGAACGAGACGAGCTGGATCAAATTTTCACATTCCTAATATGCGAGTCGTTTAAATTTAATGTACAGCACCACCTGCAAGATATCGTGAATTGTTATAATGAGGAGCTTCCCAATCATCCGTTTTGCCACCGGCACAATATAATTCTCAGCCTGCACGATGGGATGCTTGCGTATTTGCACCCCAACGGCTCAATATTTCAATTTCCATCCCACTTGCTGACACTCATCGACGAAAATGGTTCTCGCTCAAGTCAAGCACTGCGTTTAAAGCATCGCTTAATTCTTCCAGTTGAAGAACAATCAATCGAGCATTTAAGACACTTCTGCACACTGTTCCACCAAGGGCTAACAACAGTGTCCGTGCTTTACCCAGATATGGGACGTTATATTCAGAGCCGGGAGGATGTGGTGTTTATTGATCTTGAGCAGGAGTATTAATAGATAGATACAGAACTATCTCCCTCAAGACTTTGAATTACTCCGATCCACCTTGAGTCCAGTTCAAAAATTCAATTGGCAGGTCACGCATAGACTGAAGCATGCATACCAAAATAGAACAGCTACCCGGCATGGTTCTTCATGCGCCGTATCAACGATTAACGAAATGGAGCGCCGTGGCGAGTTCCCCAGGCGCTTCAACCTGACACCACATTGCGTGGTCTGGGATCTGGCCGAGGTGGAGGCCTGGATTGAGGAGCGCAAGCGGGCACCTCGGATCAATATCAGCAAGCCGGATGTTTACCTCACGAAAACCCGCCCTGTACGGGCGGGCTAAAACCAAGCATGAAGTCGGCACCGGTCTCACCCGACAAGGGCTAGCAGTTCCTTGGAGGTAGGGCGAGTGAGTCGTCGTTCTTCCTTGGCTAGATTGACCTGCAGGGCCACCTGAGCCACGTCCAAGACACCACCAGGCAGCAAATAGCTACCTTTGGCTTGCAGCCAGGTCAGCACGTCTGCCAGGTGCCAGATCGATGCACTGCCCTCATGTACTGGTGCAGGAAAGCTGCTCGGATAAGCCAACATCAGCTTGCGCATGTTCTGGCGCGACACGCCGACGATCTCCGCCACATCGGTGAGACCGACCAGATCTGGTGCCACCTCAATCAACCTTGCCGACGGTAAGGCACTGCGCACGTCGGCAAGGGCACTGCGCACAGCCACCTCAGCGTTCTCCGCTTCACGGGTGAACTCCAGCGCCAGCCGGCCTGGCTGACCAATGCCGATCAAGGCATCGTCGCAGCCGGCCTCTCCGAGGCGCTCGACCAACGCTTCCGGGTCACGGTCATCGTCGGCCAGTTGGTATTTCAGGGTGAAGGTGTATTCCATAGCGCTATTCCTCTGCACCCTCAGCGGCCTGCCGCTGCTTACGGTGCGTGGTGCAGTTGTCGACGACGCGCCGAAGAGCACGCGCATGGTTGCCAGGGTTCTTCGGTGTGCTCCACACACTGGTGATGCAGAATTCGCCGCAGCGACACTCTTCATCGTTGTAGGGACAGTAGATTCGTCCCCAAGCGTGGCTACCACCCAGTTCTATACGCCAGCCCTGCTCTTCGGCATGCCTGAGTGCTTCTTCGACCTCTTTCTTCGAGTGAGAAGGACGGGTCATCAGTGATCTCCAGTATTCGCATGACCGGCAAGGTTGTCAACTGACAACCCTGCGCTTTCCTCAAACCGTGGCACTCAATACCGGCACTACAACGCGGTCCGGCAGCAGCTTGGGAACATGAGTGCGGCCGTCGATCCAAGCGTCGATCATGTCCGCCCACTCCTGCAGCATGTGCCGGCGCTGCTCCGCGTACTCGGCCTTGTTGTAGACCGAACGCGAGGAGCGACCATCTTCGTGAGCTAGGCACTTCTCAATCCAGTCGCCGTTGAAGCCCACCTCGTTGAGCAGCGTGGAACCCGTCCTGCGCAGGTCGTGGACGGTGAACGGCTCCAACGGCAGGCCTGCTTCCTTCGCGCGGGAGGCGATAAGCTGGGTGATGCGGTTCAGGGTGGCGTGCGACATGCAGCGGTAGATGTCATAGCGCGAGGGCAACACATAGCGGGAACCGCCCGCACAGGTGTGCAGCGCCACGAAGATGTCCAAGGCCTGGCGCGACAGGTAGACAACGTGCGGGTTACGCCCCTTCATCCGCTCCTTGGAGATCGTCCAGGTGGCGTTCTCGAAATCCACTTCGTCCCAGGTCGCCTCGATCAGCTCGCTCTTGCGTACTAAGGTCAGCAGCACCAGCCGCAAGGCCAGCTTGATCGTGGGATACGCGGCGATTGTCTCCAGTTGATGGAAGGCCAGCCGAATTTCGGTCGGGCTCAGCGCCCGGTCCTTCGGCGCGAAAATAGCGATGGAAGACGCCTTAACGTCGTCAGCCGGATTCTCGACCTTCTCGCCATGCAGGATCGCGAACGCATAGACCTGTTTCACGATGTCGCGAATATGGACCGCAGTTGCCGGCGCCCCACGAGCCTTCACCTTGGCACACAGGGCTCGCAGATCGTCAGGGGTGATTTCGGTCAGCAGCCGATTTTCGAAGACCGGCAGGATGTCGCGGTCGATGATGCTTTTGCGCATCGCACGCGTGCTATCGGCCATGCGCGCACCGGCCAACCACTTCGTCAGCGTTTCACCGAAATTCTTGGCTGCGTTGAGGCGCCGCTTAGCGCGCTGCTTCTCAAGAGAGGGAGACTTGCCCAGGGCGACCATGCGCTTGGCATCGAGCAGCTTCTCGCGAGCCATGGCCAGGGAAATGCCAGTTGGCCCATAGCGCCCAATGGTCAGCGTTTCTCGGCGTCCATTGAGACGGTAGTCGTAGCGAAAGGTGACGGTACCGGTAGGCGATACCGTCACGTACATACCGTCGCGGTCGAAAGCCTTGTACAGCTTGGACTTGGGCTTGAGATTGCGCAGTTTTGTATCAGTAAGCATCGAGGTTTTTACTCCTGTTCATGACGGCTTTTACCGTCAAGGGTCAGGAGACCTGCTGATGCCGGGAAAGCCGCACAGGGCAAGCTTTCCCAAGGAGCGATTTACCGTCAAAGACCGGTTTTGACCGGATAGTAAACAGAACGGTCTCAATCCGACCGCTGTTTACTACCGTCACCGCTACCGCCAATCCGTTCTGCTAATCGGCGATAGGCCTCGATAACCATTGCAACGAATTTCCTTTTAAATCAACACGTTACAATTTGCTATCGATACATCTCAATGAGCCCAGAAGGACCCGACTTCACTCCCACTCGATAGTCGCAGGAGGCTTGCTCGACACGTCATAGGTAACGCGGGAGATGCCTTCGATTTCGTTGATGATGCGGCCGCTGACGGTCTCCAGCAGCTCGTAGGGCAGGTGCGCCCAGCGAGCGGTCATGAAGTCCACGGTTTCCACGGCGCGCAGGGCAACGACCCAGGCGTAGCGACGGCCATCACCGACGACACCGACCGACTTCACCGGCTGGAACACCACGAACGCCTGGCTGGTCTTGTGGTACCAGTCGGCCTTGCGCAGCTCTTCGATGAAGATGTGGTCGGCGCGGCGCAGGATGTCGGCGTATTCCTTCTTCACTTCGCCGAGGATGCGCACGCCCAGGCCCGGGCCCGGGAACGGGTGGCGGTAGACCATGTCGTAGGGCAGGCCCAGCTCCAGGCCGATCTTGCGTACTTCGTCCTTGAACAACTCACGCAGCGGCTCGACCAGCTTGAGGTTCATCTCCTCCGGCAGGCCACCGACGTTGTGGTGGCTCTTGATCACGTGGGCCTTGCCGCTCTTGGCGCCAGCGGACTCGATCACGTCCGGGTAGATGGTGCCCTGGGCGAGGAACTGGATGTTGTCCAGCTTGCTGGCTTCGGCATCGAACACGTCGATGAAGGTGCGACCGATGATCTTGCGCTTCTTCTCCGGGTCGGCTTCGCCGGCCAGGTTGGAGAGGAACTGCTCTTCGGCGTTGGCGCGGATCACCTTGACGCCCATGTTCTCGGCGAACATGGCCATCACCTGATCACCTTCGTGCAGGCGCAGCAGGCCGTTGTCGACGAATACGCAAGTCAGTTGGTCGCCGATGGCCTTGTGCAGCAGCGCTGCGACAACCGAGGAATCCACACCGCCGGACAGGCCGAGCAGCACGTTGGCGTCGCCGACCTGGGCACGCACCGCAGCGATGGCATCTTCGACGATATTGGCCGGCGTCCACAGGGCTTCGCAGCCCGCGATCTCCAGCACGAAGCGCGAGAGGATGCGACCACCCTGCTTGGTGTGGGTCACTTCCGGGTGGAACTGCACGCCGTAGTAGTGGCGAGTGTCGTCGCACATGGCGGCGATCGGGCAGCTCGGGGTGCTGGCCAGGATATGGAAACCTTCCGGCAGGCGGGTGACCTTGTCGCCGTGACTCATCCACACGTCCAGGCCCAGCACACCGTCAGCGTCGACATGGTCTTCGATGCCGGCCAGCAGTTGGCTCTTGCCGACCACGTCGACACGGGCGTAACCGAACTCACGCAGATCGGAACCTTCCACCTTGCCACCGAGCTGCTCGGCCATGGTCTGCATGCCGTAGCAGATGCCCAGCACCGGCACATTCAGGTCGAACACCGCTTGCGGTGCGCGCGGACTATTGGCTTCGTGCACCGACTCCGGGCCGCCGGCGAGGATGATGCCGCGCGGGGCGAAGGCACGGATGTCCTCGTCGCTCATGTCCCAGGGGTGCAGTTCGCAATAGACGCCGATCTCGCGCACACGGCGGGCGATCAGTTGGGTGTACTGGGAACCGAAGTCCAGAATGAGGATGCGGTGGGCGTGAATGTCGTGGGCCATGGCCGTCTCTCGTAGGTGTTCACAAATGACACGGGGCTGATCGAACAGCCCCGTTATTCATAACATTGCGGCGAATCAACCAACTCTGTAGTTGGGCGCCTCTTTGGTGATCTGCACATCGTGGACGTGCGACTCAGCCATGCCGGCGCCGGTGATGCGCACGAACTCGGGCTTGGTGCGCATTTCCTCGACGGTGGCGCAACCGGTGTAGCCCATGGAGGCACGCAGGCCACCCATCAGTTGATGAACGATGGCACTCATCGCGCCCTTGTAGGGAACGCGGCCTTCGATACCTTCCGGCACCAGCTTCTCGGCACCGGCCGAGGAGTCCTGGAAGTAACGGTCGCTCGAACCTTGCGCCTGCGCCATGGCACCCAGCGAACCCATGCCACGGTATGCCTTGTAGGAGCGACCCTGGAACAGTTCGACCTCGCCCGGAGCCTCTTCGGTACCAGCCAGCATGGAGCCGATCATCACGGCGGAAGCACCAGCGACGATGGCCTTGGACAGGTCACCGGAGAAGCGGATACCACCATCGGCGATCAGCGGCACACCGGTGCCAGCCAGCGCGGCGGCTACGTTGGCCACGGCGCTGATCTGCGGCACGCCAACGCCGGCAACGATACGGGTGGTGCAGATCGAGCCTGGGCCGATACCAACCTTGACGCCATCGGCGCCGGCTT
Proteins encoded in this window:
- a CDS encoding response regulator is translated as MLLSTEVIKCLIVEDDPFKMEGVHSHLSDLFGNKINIFQCQALASATTLLTEQTFDLAIIDMSIHSHEPKAGAGSPFPLSSGGLDVLFEVAHLDNNTPCIILTQYPDIEIEGLPIPVELAKEEIFNKFGIDMAGCVRYLENDNQWKKELNKILESL
- a CDS encoding 5'-methylthioadenosine/S-adenosylhomocysteine nucleosidase family protein; this translates as MKILILEDEDGKFAQISDHVTSVVPDALIQREKNWLDYSRAVANIKFDLILLDLIVPRSSKDDTLEDHHSSLVETTRDYQSKSFKTPAIVLTRHNLNDGDFVHNLNLVDINVIPFNDHGEWQEALRIKLLASQPTKKFDIVIVCALEKEADAYKHLVDSWGEWKSLSGLVCCEVSIDKYNAVIVKASRMGLVSAAVCSAFALDRFEPRLICMSGICGGVKGESSLYDILVSQTCHQHDAGKWGAKGFKSEHYDVQLDVDVHNKLIEVSSDAGVKKMLLTDLDPAKSEIPSGIERINCNIKTDAATSSGSAVLAQAGKTATLAVGQRKLAGFDMEVYSVYEAARHARKRTAFFAAKTVVDDGDENKGDSFHRIGCLLSAKFVVATIKAGIADLSGD
- a CDS encoding helix-turn-helix transcriptional regulator: MEIEMDTSARTTDALDTASEQSLPLPGTEAYESLPQFPKGSPLPFRRTIRKHELRQIVPLAESTIYEMERRGEFPRRFNLTPRCVVWDLAEVEAWIEERKRAPRLNISKPDVYLRKTRPVRVGSHQE
- a CDS encoding DUF6602 domain-containing protein, whose translation is MVSKQQSDNALSTLLDEKIRSFVASFIESSRRLFVDEQGTLVHSLEFGVYRERIVGDFLKLFTPERMGLDTGFVVNSNGRISTQCDIIIYDKTVTPLIRDDQFQRFFPIESVCAVGEIKSHMSLTELKKALRKLAKLKSLRDSLYEPSYSYTLKSGGIHGSTFEPERDELDQIFTFLICESFKFNVQHHLQDIVNCYNEELPNHPFCHRHNIILSLHDGMLAYLHPNGSIFQFPSHLLTLIDENGSRSSQALRLKHRLILPVEEQSIEHLRHFCTLFHQGLTTVSVLYPDMGRYIQSREDVVFIDLEQEY
- a CDS encoding helix-turn-helix transcriptional regulator: MSPVQKFNWQVTHRLKHAYQNRTATRHGSSCAVSTINEMERRGEFPRRFNLTPHCVVWDLAEVEAWIEERKRAPRINISKPDVYLTKTRPVRAG
- a CDS encoding helix-turn-helix transcriptional regulator — protein: MEYTFTLKYQLADDDRDPEALVERLGEAGCDDALIGIGQPGRLALEFTREAENAEVAVRSALADVRSALPSARLIEVAPDLVGLTDVAEIVGVSRQNMRKLMLAYPSSFPAPVHEGSASIWHLADVLTWLQAKGSYLLPGGVLDVAQVALQVNLAKEERRLTRPTSKELLALVG
- a CDS encoding tyrosine-type recombinase/integrase — encoded protein: MLTDTKLRNLKPKSKLYKAFDRDGMYVTVSPTGTVTFRYDYRLNGRRETLTIGRYGPTGISLAMAREKLLDAKRMVALGKSPSLEKQRAKRRLNAAKNFGETLTKWLAGARMADSTRAMRKSIIDRDILPVFENRLLTEITPDDLRALCAKVKARGAPATAVHIRDIVKQVYAFAILHGEKVENPADDVKASSIAIFAPKDRALSPTEIRLAFHQLETIAAYPTIKLALRLVLLTLVRKSELIEATWDEVDFENATWTISKERMKGRNPHVVYLSRQALDIFVALHTCAGGSRYVLPSRYDIYRCMSHATLNRITQLIASRAKEAGLPLEPFTVHDLRRTGSTLLNEVGFNGDWIEKCLAHEDGRSSRSVYNKAEYAEQRRHMLQEWADMIDAWIDGRTHVPKLLPDRVVVPVLSATV
- the guaA gene encoding glutamine-hydrolyzing GMP synthase, which produces MAHDIHAHRILILDFGSQYTQLIARRVREIGVYCELHPWDMSDEDIRAFAPRGIILAGGPESVHEANSPRAPQAVFDLNVPVLGICYGMQTMAEQLGGKVEGSDLREFGYARVDVVGKSQLLAGIEDHVDADGVLGLDVWMSHGDKVTRLPEGFHILASTPSCPIAAMCDDTRHYYGVQFHPEVTHTKQGGRILSRFVLEIAGCEALWTPANIVEDAIAAVRAQVGDANVLLGLSGGVDSSVVAALLHKAIGDQLTCVFVDNGLLRLHEGDQVMAMFAENMGVKVIRANAEEQFLSNLAGEADPEKKRKIIGRTFIDVFDAEASKLDNIQFLAQGTIYPDVIESAGAKSGKAHVIKSHHNVGGLPEEMNLKLVEPLRELFKDEVRKIGLELGLPYDMVYRHPFPGPGLGVRILGEVKKEYADILRRADHIFIEELRKADWYHKTSQAFVVFQPVKSVGVVGDGRRYAWVVALRAVETVDFMTARWAHLPYELLETVSGRIINEIEGISRVTYDVSSKPPATIEWE